From the genome of Gavia stellata isolate bGavSte3 chromosome 3, bGavSte3.hap2, whole genome shotgun sequence, one region includes:
- the PTPN2 gene encoding tyrosine-protein phosphatase non-receptor type 2 isoform X1, whose product MSAIIEQEFQEIDATNDWQARYLEIRHKSSDYPHRVAKYPENRNRNRYRDVSPYDHSRVKLQNTENDYINASLVVIEEAQRYYILTQGPLPNTCCHFWLMVWQQQTKAVVMLNRIVEKESVKCAQYWPTKEEEVMTFSETGFRVRLVSEDVKSYYTVHLLQLENINSGESRMIFHFHYTTWPDFGVPESPASFLNFLFKVRESGSLSPEHGPAVVHCSAGIGRSGTFSLVDTCLVLLEKKDPFSVDIKKVLLDMRKYRMGLIQTPDQLRFSYMAVIEGAKFIMGDSTIQKRWKELSKEDQAPSSEQSPPHPTKITTEKYNGNSIVLENKDQMEKINTDLSTKVQDITDGNIESTVRKRLREDRKANTVQKLQQMKQKLNETERKRKRWLYWKPILTKIGFGTLILVGAYSCWKMYFQEHSL is encoded by the exons ATGTCCGCCATCATCGAGCAGGAGTTCCAGGAGATCGATGCCACTAACGACTGGCAGGCGCGTTATCTG gaaattcGACATAAATCCAGTGACTACCCTCATAGAGTTGCAAAatatccagaaaacagaaatcgAAACAGATACAGAGATGTTAGTCCGT ATGATCATAGTCGTGTAAAACTGCAGAACACCGAGAATGACTATATCAATGCAAGCCTAGTGGTCATAGAAGAAGCCCAGAGATACTATATTTTAACACAG GGTCCACTACCTAATACGTGTTGTCATTTTTGGCTAATGGTATGGCAACAACAAACCAAAGCAGTTGTCATGCTGAACAGGATTGTTGAAAAAGAATCA gtgAAATGTGCACAATACTGGCCAACAAAAGAAGAGGAAGTTATGACGTTCAGTGAAACAGGTTTCCGTGTGAGGCTAGTATCTGAAGACGTCAAATCCTATTACACAGTACATCTACTGCAATTAGAAAATATCAAT aGTGGTGAGTCCAGGAtgatctttcattttcattatactACATGGCCAGACTTTGGAGTTCCTGAATCCCCAGCTTCATTCCTGAACTTCCTGTTTAAAGTCAGAGAGTCTGGTTCACTAAGTCCTGAACACGGACCTGCAGTAGTTCACTGCAGTGCGGGTATAGGACGTTCCGGCACATTTTCATTAGTAGACACTTGTCTTGTTCTG ctggagaaaaaagacCCATTTTCTGTAGATATTAAGAAGGTATTACTGGATATGAGAAAATATCGAATGGGACTTATTCAGACTCCTGATCAACTAAGATTTTCATATATGGCTGTAATAGAAGGAGCAAAATTTATAATGGGGGATTCAACGATACAG AAACGGTGGAAGGAGCTCTCTAAGGAGGACCAAGCGCCAAGTTCTGAGCAGTCTCCTCCACACCCAACCAAAATAACCACAGAGAAGTACAACGGGAACAGCATAGTCCTGGAGAACAAAGatcaaatggagaaaataaatactgacCTGTCCACTAAAGTTCAAGATATCACAGACGGAAACATTGAAAG tacgGTCCGAAAACGACTGCGAGAGGATAGAAAAGCTAACACAGTACAGAAGCTGcagcagatgaagcagaagctaaatgagactgaaagaaaaagaaaaaggtggttATACTGGAAACCTATTCTCACTAAGATTGGGTTTGGTACACTGATTTTAGTTGGTGCTTATTCTTgctggaaaatgtattttcaagaaCATTCCTTGTAA
- the PTPN2 gene encoding tyrosine-protein phosphatase non-receptor type 2 isoform X2, with product MSAIIEQEFQEIDATNDWQARYLEIRHKSSDYPHRVAKYPENRNRNRYRDVSPYDHSRVKLQNTENDYINASLVVIEEAQRYYILTQGPLPNTCCHFWLMVWQQQTKAVVMLNRIVEKESVKCAQYWPTKEEEVMTFSETGFRVRLVSEDVKSYYTVHLLQLENINSGESRMIFHFHYTTWPDFGVPESPASFLNFLFKVRESGSLSPEHGPAVVHCSAGIGRSGTFSLVDTCLVLLEKKDPFSVDIKKVLLDMRKYRMGLIQTPDQLRFSYMAVIEGAKFIMGDSTIQKRWKELSKEDQAPSSEQSPPHPTKITTEKYNGNSIVLENKDQMEKINTDLSTKVQDITDGNIESTVRKRLREDRKANTVQKLQQMKQKLNETERKRKRPRLTDT from the exons ATGTCCGCCATCATCGAGCAGGAGTTCCAGGAGATCGATGCCACTAACGACTGGCAGGCGCGTTATCTG gaaattcGACATAAATCCAGTGACTACCCTCATAGAGTTGCAAAatatccagaaaacagaaatcgAAACAGATACAGAGATGTTAGTCCGT ATGATCATAGTCGTGTAAAACTGCAGAACACCGAGAATGACTATATCAATGCAAGCCTAGTGGTCATAGAAGAAGCCCAGAGATACTATATTTTAACACAG GGTCCACTACCTAATACGTGTTGTCATTTTTGGCTAATGGTATGGCAACAACAAACCAAAGCAGTTGTCATGCTGAACAGGATTGTTGAAAAAGAATCA gtgAAATGTGCACAATACTGGCCAACAAAAGAAGAGGAAGTTATGACGTTCAGTGAAACAGGTTTCCGTGTGAGGCTAGTATCTGAAGACGTCAAATCCTATTACACAGTACATCTACTGCAATTAGAAAATATCAAT aGTGGTGAGTCCAGGAtgatctttcattttcattatactACATGGCCAGACTTTGGAGTTCCTGAATCCCCAGCTTCATTCCTGAACTTCCTGTTTAAAGTCAGAGAGTCTGGTTCACTAAGTCCTGAACACGGACCTGCAGTAGTTCACTGCAGTGCGGGTATAGGACGTTCCGGCACATTTTCATTAGTAGACACTTGTCTTGTTCTG ctggagaaaaaagacCCATTTTCTGTAGATATTAAGAAGGTATTACTGGATATGAGAAAATATCGAATGGGACTTATTCAGACTCCTGATCAACTAAGATTTTCATATATGGCTGTAATAGAAGGAGCAAAATTTATAATGGGGGATTCAACGATACAG AAACGGTGGAAGGAGCTCTCTAAGGAGGACCAAGCGCCAAGTTCTGAGCAGTCTCCTCCACACCCAACCAAAATAACCACAGAGAAGTACAACGGGAACAGCATAGTCCTGGAGAACAAAGatcaaatggagaaaataaatactgacCTGTCCACTAAAGTTCAAGATATCACAGACGGAAACATTGAAAG tacgGTCCGAAAACGACTGCGAGAGGATAGAAAAGCTAACACAGTACAGAAGCTGcagcagatgaagcagaagctaaatgagactgaaagaaaaagaaaaag